Proteins from a genomic interval of Phlebotomus papatasi isolate M1 chromosome 3, Ppap_2.1, whole genome shotgun sequence:
- the LOC129806565 gene encoding uncharacterized protein LOC129806565 encodes MSSNARHVTSYIHWIGGPVTVSFSVALVIAALAGPQWLSTEEKILYTSRYNGTSSVKSFRDNSGYRTIYTKSSLWKLCTSSTTMDWNCSSINLFAAEDYNPDTNDSNMAVLYTIVKSAPFFIISGVFLLVGFGLFILETCSHQHSISYFISGGLFIISGLLMLSGMIMYISIFKSEVGFKLRPKSFHQPRLFSFNYGQSFYLYIIGFICTEVVGVVNVFMYISQLQISDKRKIQCLSYNPTEMSFFRKRDDSNFENLRPILGYRKQAIQPNRPYSPGSFRKQNKCNLHSQYFTKSLNELYENDINLSVNERESIFGYPQEFPITRTLSSTSDIISNNREIFSGHDSREKDQKSSLKHFFNGSKSKAEKEEEIVKEATRKTGRHFNPHSIYFIEDNTAGTEGTIYVVEAQSNLNNHHSEISIHRSKSFQSNKLFDERELDKSMQKQFFNSDDKILSNRNQRLYSCNIDEKHRNKSIYQSRTLPRDFLKRSNQFTDEFFSGQPYHGQYRYDGAFDNTFVHKSIDDFIRLNEEPIHHNNQWPKCIPTSPSAISTKSHNLHNIPDISYRNNIFYQHPKSTIHHVPSSEEFSTFDLDQIERERRKSHANLFDYRNKYDNSKGTPV; translated from the exons ATGTCCTCAAATGCAAGACATGTAACGAGTTATATACATTGGATTGGAGGACCTGTAACTGTGAG CTTTTCAGTGGCATTAGTTATTGCGGCTTTAGCAGGTCCTCAATGGCTTTCGACTGAAGAAAAAATTCTTTATACATCAAGGTACAATGGAACAAGCTCCGTCAAAAGCTTCAGAGATAATAGCGGATATAGAACAATTTATACAAAGTCCAGCCTTTGGAAATTATGTACTTCTTCAACAA CAATGGATTGGAATTGTTCGTCTATCAACCTGTTTGCAGCAGAGGACTACAATCCTGATACAAATGACTCTAACATGGCTGTCCTAT ATACCATTGTAAAATCTGCACCTTTCTTCATCATTTCCGGGGTATTTCTTCTGGTTGGTTTTGGTTTGTTTATATTGGAAACATGCTCCCATCAACACAGCATTTCCTACTTCATCTCCGGAGGTCTCTTCATTATCTCAG GTCTCTTAATGCTTAGCGGAATGATAATGTACATCTCTATTTTTAAATCGGAAGTTGGATTCAAATTACGACCGAAATCATTTCATCAACCTCGACTTTTCTCTTTCAATTACGGCCAGAGCTTCTATCTCTACATAATTGGCTTTATATGCACAGAAGTTGTAGGAGTGGTCAATGTATTTATGTACATATCACAATTGCAGATTAGTGACAAAAGG aaaattcaaTGCCTGAGTTACAATCCAACCGAAATGAGCTTTTTTAGGAAGAGGGATGATAGCAACTTTGAGAATTTACGGCCAATTTTAGGATATAGAAAACAGGCTATTCAGCCAAATAGACCATATTCACCAGGAAGCTTTAGGAAGCAAAATAAGTGCAATCTTCATTCTCAGTACTTCACGAAGAGTCTCAATGAACTGTATGAAAATGACATAAATTTGTCAGTTAATGAGAGAGAATCTATATTTGGCTATCCTCAAGAATTTCCAATAACCCGAACACTTTCATCAACTTCCGACATCATTTCCAACAACCGGGAAATATTTTCTGGGCATGACAGCAGAGAAAAAGACCAAAAATCTTCCCTTAAGCATTTTTTCAATGGTTCAAAGTCCAAAGCTGAGAAAGAGGAAGAAATTGTAAAAGAAGCCACTCGGAAAACCGGAAGACATTTCAATCCTCACAGTATTTACTTCATTGAGGACAACACTGCAGGAACAGAAGGAACAATTTATGTTGTAGAAGCTCAATCAAACTTAAACAATCATCATTCAGAAATTAGTATTCACCGGTCAAAATCCTTCCAATCCAACAAACTCTTCGATGAGAGGGAACTCGATAAGTCTAtgcaaaagcaatttttcaattctGACGATAAGATTCTGTCCAATCGCAATCAAAGACTCTATTCCTGCAACATTGATGAGAAACACAGGAACAAGAGCATCTACCAAAGTCGAACTCTACCACGGGATTTTCTCAAACGCAGCAATCAATTCACAGATGAATTCTTCTCAGGACAACCCTATCATGGACAATACCGATACGATGGGGCATTTGATAACACATTCGTTCACAAGTCCATTGATGATTTTATAAGATTGAATGAGGAACCCATTCATCATAACAATCAATGGCCAAAATGTATCCCAACCTCACCATCGGCCATCTCAACAAAATCTCACAACCTGCACAATATCCCAGACATCAGCTACAGGAACAATATCTTCTACCAACATCCCAAATCAACAATTCATCATGTTCCATCCTCTGAGGAATTCTCCACATTCGACTTGGACCAAATTGAGCGGGAAAGGCGCAAATCACATGCAAATCTCTTTGACTATCGCAATAAGTACGATAATTCTAAAGGTACTCCCGTGTGA